A stretch of Apostichopus japonicus isolate 1M-3 chromosome 9, ASM3797524v1, whole genome shotgun sequence DNA encodes these proteins:
- the LOC139973090 gene encoding uncharacterized protein, with amino-acid sequence MNEIKFSFMIHCFLLGICIHSTLEERVAFFKCTKPHSYKDAVMPCGGNCSNQMELIPSTVAKESSSEQHRSSLVSSASKKPSSFGTLSSKPEASSFTLKAFIKLSARSSVSATMTPSSTKPSLARQMSLYTHGSFQEASEAYTSATQAPSVTKEFISLTPEEPSSGGLSATSYSSSEMTTSQTGISTRPVKALGSSVTASSTSKITSKVDATSVSMPDTTSLYVSESNSVERQVTLSSPSEIEIFPASEMTTSQTGTSTRPVKASGSSVTASSTSKLTSKVDATSVSMPDTTSLYVSESTSVERQVTLSSPSETEIFPASQDKLSHTQETSSKLLESTIDAMEPTSFVSAATPTAAQITVETTTYESECPRNMILSNCTCQATCDDPDGEKGCHSNCTNDISCICPTGFMIQSTMDCVPQDECACYVKETGVLTEGEQYILSNCTQCSCKNGVLVCTTEELNCSDNASCKFESDVFRCICSDGFFGNGQNCDRLFDCQDVNDVGLTAEGVYTIYPHMDPHGAFEVYCSDGWTIFQRRINGTLDFYRDWEDYKIGFGSPNQELWLGNERLHYLTNQNMYQLRIDLVADNGAAYYFTYDGVLVGNEEIKYRLQLGSYNGSTVFDYMDYHRGMKFTTYDQDNDKSQSQTCSVRHKGGWWYNNCYSINPNGIYGNGWDTGICIFERSAQARICNTTYIEMKIKPLN; translated from the exons atgaatgaaattaagTTTTCGTTTATGATTCATTGCTTCCTTCTTGGCATTTGCATTCATTCTACGTTGGAGGAACGCGTTG CTTTTTTCAAGTGCACAAAACCACACTCATATAAAGATGCCGTTATGCCTTGTGGTGGTAACTGTAGCAATCAAATGGAGCTAATACCGAGTACCG TGGCCAAAGAGAGTTCATCCGAGCAGCACAGATCTTCACTAGTTTCATCTGCGTCAAAAAAGCCATCTTCATTTGGAACACTTTCATCTAAACCAGAAGCATCATCATTCACATTGAAAGCTTTTATCAAATTGTCTGCTAGATCGTCTGTATCGGCAACCATGACGCCTTCATCAACGAAACCATCATTGGCACGGCAGATGagtttatatacacatggcTCATTCCAAGAAGCCTCAGAAGCTTACACATCTGCAACACAAGCGCCGTCGGTTACAAAGGAATTTATATCACTAACGCCAGAAGAACCATCATCTGGAGGCCTAAGTGCAACATCATATTCCTCATCAGAAATGACAACCTCCCAAACGGGTATCTCAACTCGGCCGGTCAAAGCTTTGGGTTCTTCGGTAACAGCGTCATCTACATCgaaaataacttcaaaagtcgACGCAACGTCTGTATCAATGCCAGATACAACGTCATTATATGTATCAGAAAGTAATTCAGTTGAACGCCAAGTAACACTCTCGTCTCCATCTGAAATAGAAATATTCCCGGCTTCAGAAATGACAACCTCCCAAACGGGTACCTCAACTCGGCCGGTCAAAGCTTCGGGTTCTTCTGTAACAGCTTCATCTACATCGAAACTAACTTCAAAAGTCGACGCAACGTCTGTATCAATGCCAGATACAACGTCATTATATGTATCAGAAAGTACTTCAGTTGAACGCCAAGTAACACTCTCGTCTCCATCTGAAACAGAAATATTCCCGGCTTCACAGGATAAACTTTCACATACCCAAGAGACATCTTCGAAACTTTTAGAAAGTACCATCGATGCAATGGAGCCAACATCATTCGTATCGGCTGCAACACCTACTGCGGCACAAATTACAGTAGAAACAACCACATACGAAAGTGAATGTCCGCGTAACATGATACTATCAAACTGCACGTGTCAGGCTACATGTGATGATCCGGACGGTGAGAAAGGTTGTCACAGTAATTGCACTAATGATATCTCTTGCATTTGCCCGACTGGATTTATGATACAAAGCACCATGGATTGCGTACCACAAGACGAATGTGCATGTTACGTCAAGGAGACGGGTGTTCTGACA GAAGGCGAACAGTACATTCTTTCTAACTGCACTCAGTGCTCGTGCAAAAACGGAGTTCTTGTATGTACTACGGAGGAATTGAACTGCAGTGATAATGCCTCGTGCAAGTTCGAATCTGACGTATTTCGGTGTATCTGTAGTGACGGCTTCTTTGGAAATGGTCAGAATTGTGATCGCTTATTTGATTGCCAAGATGTCAACGATGTTGGTTTGACTGCAGAAGGGGTGTACACGATATATCCACATATGGACCCGCATGGAGCTTTCGAAGTGTATTGCAGTGATGGATGGACG ATATTTCAGCGACGCATCAACGGCACATTGGACTTTTACCGAGATTGGGAGGACTATAAGATTGGATTTGGCTCCCCAAATCAGGAGTTGTGGCTTGGTAATGAAAGGTTGCATTACCTAACAAATCAGAACATGTATCAATTACGCATAGACCTTGTAGCAGATAATGGTGCTGCTTACTATTTCACATACGATGGTGTTCTTGTTGGAAATGAAGAAATCAAGTATCGTTTACAACTTGGATCATACAACGGAAGTACAG TTTTCGATTACATGGATTATCACCGCGGTATGAAATTCACCACCTACGATCAAGACAATGACAAGTCTCAGAGTCAAACCTGCAGTGTTCGTCATAAAGGCGGTTGGTGGTATAACAACTGCTACTCTATAAATCCCAATGGTATATACGGTAATGGATGGGACACTGGCATTTGCATTTTCGAACGAAGTGCTCAAGCACGTATTTGCAACACGACTTACATAGAAATGAAGATTAAACCTTTAAATTGA